A single window of Nomascus leucogenys isolate Asia chromosome 18, Asia_NLE_v1, whole genome shotgun sequence DNA harbors:
- the DNASE1L2 gene encoding deoxyribonuclease-1-like 2 isoform X3, which yields MGMNASSSGTQLSRGGGTQRSPAPPWTRTSNTGPCPGARAAARRSQCSPVSDTPAAWTRDPHSPRTSEPRASAPTSKAAASVLSLSLRTMGGPRALLAALWALEAAGTAALRIGAFNIQSFGDSKVSDPACSSIIAKILAGYDLALVQEVRDPDLSAVSALMEQINSVSEHEYSFVSSQPLGRDQYKEMYLFVYRKDEVSVVDTYLYPDPEDVFSREPFVVKFSAPSSAQKLVLIPLHAAPHQAVAEIDALYDVYLDVIDKWGTDDMLFLGDFNADCSYVRAQDWAAIRLRSSEVFKWLIPDSADTTVGNSDCAYDRIVACGARLRRSLKPQSATVHNFQEEFGLDQTQALAISDHFPVEVTLKSHR from the exons ATGGGAATGAACGCCAGTTCATCAGGCACCCAGCTCAGTCGAGGGGGCGGGACCCAGCGCAGCCCGGCCCCTCCCTGGACCAGGACCTCAAATACCGGTCCCTGCCCTGGTGCCAGAGCTGCGGCCAGAAGGAGTCAGTGCAGTCCTGTGTCGGACACGCCTGCAGCCTGGACCCGGGATCCCCATTCCCCTAGGACCTCTGAGCCTCGGGCCTCCGCACCCACATCCAAG GCGGCAGCGTCTGTCCTCAGCCTCTCGCTCCGCACCATGGGCGGGCCCCGGGCCCTGCTGGCCGCGCTCTGGGCGCTGGAAGCCGCCGGGACTGCCGCGCTTCGCATCGGCGCCTTCAACATTCAAAGCTTCGGTGACAGCAAAGTGTCGGACCCGGCTTGTAGCAGCATCATCGCGAAG ATCCTGGCTGGCTATGACCTCGCGCTGGTGCAGGAGGTGCGAGACCCAGACCTCAGCGCCGTATCCGCGCTCATGGAGCAGATCAACAG CGTGTCCGAGCACGAGTACAGCTTTGTGAGCAGCCAGCCCCTGGGCCGGGACCAGTACAAAGAGATGTACCTGTTCGTGTACAG GAAAGACGAGGTGTCGGTCGTGGACACCTACCTGTACCCGGACCCCGAGGACGTCTTCAGCCGCGAGCCCTTCGTGGTCAAGTTCTCGGCCCCCAGCTCAG CACAGAAGCTGGTGCTGATTCCGCTGCACGCGGCGCCGCATCAAGCCGTGGCGGAGATCGACGCGCTCTACGACGTGTACCTGGACGTGATCGACAAGTGGGGCACCGAC GACATGCTGTTCCTGGGCGACTTCAACGCCGACTGCAGCTATGTGCGGGCGCAGGACTGGGCCGCCATCCGTCTGAGGAGCAGTGAGGTCTTCAAGTGGCTCATCCCTGACAGCGCCGACACCACGGTGGGCAACTCAGACTGCGCCTACGACCGCATTGTGGCCTGTGGCGCCCGCTTGCGCCGGAGCCTGAAGCCCCAGTCGGCCACCGTTCACAACTTCCAGGAGGAATTCGGTCTGGACCAGACTCAG GCTCTCGCCATCAGTGACCACTTTCCGGTGGAGGTGACCCTCAAGTCCCACCGATGA
- the DNASE1L2 gene encoding deoxyribonuclease-1-like 2 isoform X2 — protein MGMNASSSGTQLSRGGGTQRSPAPPWTRTSNTGPCPGARAAARRSQCSPVSDTPAAWTRDPHSPRTSEPRASAPTSKAAASVLSLSLRTMGGPRALLAALWALEAAGTAALRIGAFNIQSFGDSKVSDPACSSIIAKILAGYDLALVQEVRDPDLSAVSALMEQINSVSEHEYSFVSSQPLGRDQYKEMYLFVYRKDEVSVVDTYLYPDPEDVFSREPFVVKFSAPSSAAQKLVLIPLHAAPHQAVAEIDALYDVYLDVIDKWGTDDMLFLGDFNADCSYVRAQDWAAIRLRSSEVFKWLIPDSADTTVGNSDCAYDRIVACGARLRRSLKPQSATVHNFQEEFGLDQTQALAISDHFPVEVTLKSHR, from the exons ATGGGAATGAACGCCAGTTCATCAGGCACCCAGCTCAGTCGAGGGGGCGGGACCCAGCGCAGCCCGGCCCCTCCCTGGACCAGGACCTCAAATACCGGTCCCTGCCCTGGTGCCAGAGCTGCGGCCAGAAGGAGTCAGTGCAGTCCTGTGTCGGACACGCCTGCAGCCTGGACCCGGGATCCCCATTCCCCTAGGACCTCTGAGCCTCGGGCCTCCGCACCCACATCCAAG GCGGCAGCGTCTGTCCTCAGCCTCTCGCTCCGCACCATGGGCGGGCCCCGGGCCCTGCTGGCCGCGCTCTGGGCGCTGGAAGCCGCCGGGACTGCCGCGCTTCGCATCGGCGCCTTCAACATTCAAAGCTTCGGTGACAGCAAAGTGTCGGACCCGGCTTGTAGCAGCATCATCGCGAAG ATCCTGGCTGGCTATGACCTCGCGCTGGTGCAGGAGGTGCGAGACCCAGACCTCAGCGCCGTATCCGCGCTCATGGAGCAGATCAACAG CGTGTCCGAGCACGAGTACAGCTTTGTGAGCAGCCAGCCCCTGGGCCGGGACCAGTACAAAGAGATGTACCTGTTCGTGTACAG GAAAGACGAGGTGTCGGTCGTGGACACCTACCTGTACCCGGACCCCGAGGACGTCTTCAGCCGCGAGCCCTTCGTGGTCAAGTTCTCGGCCCCCAGCTCAG CAGCACAGAAGCTGGTGCTGATTCCGCTGCACGCGGCGCCGCATCAAGCCGTGGCGGAGATCGACGCGCTCTACGACGTGTACCTGGACGTGATCGACAAGTGGGGCACCGAC GACATGCTGTTCCTGGGCGACTTCAACGCCGACTGCAGCTATGTGCGGGCGCAGGACTGGGCCGCCATCCGTCTGAGGAGCAGTGAGGTCTTCAAGTGGCTCATCCCTGACAGCGCCGACACCACGGTGGGCAACTCAGACTGCGCCTACGACCGCATTGTGGCCTGTGGCGCCCGCTTGCGCCGGAGCCTGAAGCCCCAGTCGGCCACCGTTCACAACTTCCAGGAGGAATTCGGTCTGGACCAGACTCAG GCTCTCGCCATCAGTGACCACTTTCCGGTGGAGGTGACCCTCAAGTCCCACCGATGA
- the DNASE1L2 gene encoding deoxyribonuclease-1-like 2 isoform X1, whose product MGMNASSSGTQLSRGGGTQRSPAPPWTRTSNTGPCPGARAAARRSQCSPVSDTPAAWTRDPHSPRTSEPRASAPTSKAAASVLSLSLRTMGGPRALLAALWALEAAGTAALRIGAFNIQSFGDSKVSDPACSSIIAKILAGYDLALVQEVRDPDLSAVSALMEQINSVSEHEYSFVSSQPLGRDQYKEMYLFVYRKDEVSVVDTYLYPDPEDVFSREPFVVKFSAPSSGERAPPLPCRRPAPPLPPSLTPPPLPAAAQKLVLIPLHAAPHQAVAEIDALYDVYLDVIDKWGTDDMLFLGDFNADCSYVRAQDWAAIRLRSSEVFKWLIPDSADTTVGNSDCAYDRIVACGARLRRSLKPQSATVHNFQEEFGLDQTQALAISDHFPVEVTLKSHR is encoded by the exons ATGGGAATGAACGCCAGTTCATCAGGCACCCAGCTCAGTCGAGGGGGCGGGACCCAGCGCAGCCCGGCCCCTCCCTGGACCAGGACCTCAAATACCGGTCCCTGCCCTGGTGCCAGAGCTGCGGCCAGAAGGAGTCAGTGCAGTCCTGTGTCGGACACGCCTGCAGCCTGGACCCGGGATCCCCATTCCCCTAGGACCTCTGAGCCTCGGGCCTCCGCACCCACATCCAAG GCGGCAGCGTCTGTCCTCAGCCTCTCGCTCCGCACCATGGGCGGGCCCCGGGCCCTGCTGGCCGCGCTCTGGGCGCTGGAAGCCGCCGGGACTGCCGCGCTTCGCATCGGCGCCTTCAACATTCAAAGCTTCGGTGACAGCAAAGTGTCGGACCCGGCTTGTAGCAGCATCATCGCGAAG ATCCTGGCTGGCTATGACCTCGCGCTGGTGCAGGAGGTGCGAGACCCAGACCTCAGCGCCGTATCCGCGCTCATGGAGCAGATCAACAG CGTGTCCGAGCACGAGTACAGCTTTGTGAGCAGCCAGCCCCTGGGCCGGGACCAGTACAAAGAGATGTACCTGTTCGTGTACAG GAAAGACGAGGTGTCGGTCGTGGACACCTACCTGTACCCGGACCCCGAGGACGTCTTCAGCCGCGAGCCCTTCGTGGTCAAGTTCTCGGCCCCCAGCTCAGGTGAGcgggccccgcccctcccctgccGCCGGCCCGCCCCTCCCCTGCCGCCGAGTCTGACGCCCCCACCCCTTCCCGCAGCAGCACAGAAGCTGGTGCTGATTCCGCTGCACGCGGCGCCGCATCAAGCCGTGGCGGAGATCGACGCGCTCTACGACGTGTACCTGGACGTGATCGACAAGTGGGGCACCGAC GACATGCTGTTCCTGGGCGACTTCAACGCCGACTGCAGCTATGTGCGGGCGCAGGACTGGGCCGCCATCCGTCTGAGGAGCAGTGAGGTCTTCAAGTGGCTCATCCCTGACAGCGCCGACACCACGGTGGGCAACTCAGACTGCGCCTACGACCGCATTGTGGCCTGTGGCGCCCGCTTGCGCCGGAGCCTGAAGCCCCAGTCGGCCACCGTTCACAACTTCCAGGAGGAATTCGGTCTGGACCAGACTCAG GCTCTCGCCATCAGTGACCACTTTCCGGTGGAGGTGACCCTCAAGTCCCACCGATGA